Proteins co-encoded in one Camelus bactrianus isolate YW-2024 breed Bactrian camel chromosome 6, ASM4877302v1, whole genome shotgun sequence genomic window:
- the LOC141577999 gene encoding trafficking protein particle complex subunit 9-like — translation MVRKSDSQCWRDPVDLVLATRILQDLQLRGLQACNMSIPDYVQCAEDYETFPVVVKPVGIISEENFFCIYKRISLVSQISPCSSQGTLCMHYRHHYAPKNGWSGFQTHLKLSSRAPTWPSIYEDCRVVEKRIEDFTESLFILLKSKWLDGAPDNSGDKIPLLCILFEKEDFMGLDTDSRAL, via the exons atggtcagaaagagtgacagccagtgctggagagatccagtggacttggtgcttgcaaccaggattCTCCAGGACCTACAGCTAAGaggattaca ggcctgcaacatgagcatccctgactacgtgcagtgtgctgaggactatgAGACTTTTCCTGTGGTGGTCAAaccagtggggatcatctcagaggagaatttcttttgcatctataagcgaatctctttagtgagccagatcagcccgtgcagctcccagggcaCACTCTGTATGCACTACAGGCAtcactatgcgcccaagaatggatGGAGCGGCTTCCAGACCCATCTCAAG ctgagcagccgcgcaccaacgtggccttcaatctacgaggactgcagggtggtggagaagaggattgaggacttcactgagtcactcttcatcttgctcaagtctaagtggctggatggggcccccgacaattctggggacaagatcccactcctctgcatcctgtttgagaaggaggacttcatgggactggacacagacagcag ggccctgtga